From the Lysinibacillus fusiformis genome, the window GGGAAATGGATGGGACGCGGTTTAAAAATTGAGGCAGATGATGCAGCAACAACAGCGATGCGAAAAATGTTCGATACAATTCCAATGCATGCTACAGTAGTAATTGGTGAAGGTGAAATGGATGAAGCGCCAATGCTTTATATTGGTGAAGAACTTGGTTTACGAAATGGTGGTCCAAAAGTAGATATTGCAGTGGATCCTTTAGAAGGTACAAATATTGTGGCAAAAGGTACTAATGGTGCAATGACAGTTCTTGCTATTGCAGACAAAGGGAATCTGTTAAATGCACCAGATATGTACATGGAGAAAATTGCTGTAGGGCCAGAAGCAGCAGGCAAAGTAGATATCAATGCTTCAGTCACTTATAACTTATTACAAGTAGCAAAAGCTAAAAATAAAGATATTTCTGATGTTGTGGCTACTCTTTTAGATCGACCACGTCACCAAGCGATTGTTGATGAAATTCGTGAGGCTGGTGCACGTATTAAATTTATCCAAGATGGCGATGTTGGCGCAGCAATCAATACGGCCTTTGATGAAACAGGTATTGATATTATGTTTGGAACAGGCGGCGCACCTGAGGGTGTTATTGCGGCTGTAGCCTTAAAATGCCTTGGTGGAGATTTCCAAGCAAAACTAGTACCTGAAGATGAAGAACAATTAGAACGCTGCACAAAAATGGGTGTGGATGTTGAAAAAGTTCTTTATTTAGATGACCTAGTAAAAGGTGACGATGCTATTTTTGCAGCGACAGCTGTAACAGATTGCGAGCTTTTAAAGGGTGTACAATATAAAGGTGCTTATGCCTTAACCCATTCAGTAGTTATGCGTGCTAAATCTGGTACGGTTCGCTTTGTTGAAGGCCGTCACGCTCTTGAGAAAAAACCTAGATATTAATGTTATTTTCTTCTAAAATATACCTAGTACATCTTTTGTGCTAGGTACCTTCTTCTTAAAATAACCATCCCATATTTTTAAGGCTATGTTTAGTTATATGGTGGAAAGTATATCAATAGTTATTGTTAAACTGAGGCAGCCATATAAGCAATAGCAGAGCCGATCGTAAACTTCAATGATAACCCCATAAAATTGTATTATATTTTGAAAAAGACTGGAGTTGTGCATATGTCTGCATTGACAATCGCTCAATTAGAAAACATGACGTTAAAAGAGCTTTACGCCCTTGCACGCCAATATAAAATTTCATATTATAGCAAGCTAACGAAAAAAGAATTAATATTTGCTATTTTGAAAACGCGTTCAGAGCAAGAGGGCTATTTCTTTATGGAAGGCGTACTAGAAATTGTTTCGCAAGAGGGCTTTGGCTTCCTACGACCAATCAACTACTCACCAAGTAAAGAAGATATTTATATTTCTGCATCCCAAATCCGTCGCTTTGACTTACGTAATGGGGACAAGGTGTCAGGAAAGGTGCGACCACCAAAGGAAAATGAACGCTATTATGGCCTATTACAAGTAGATGCTGTCAATGGTGAAGATCCTGAGGTAGCGAAGGAACGTGTTCATTTTCCAGCACTAACCCCTTTATATCCAAATCGACAAATTAAGCTTGAAACAAACCAACGCAATTTATCGACACGTATAATGGATTTAGTGGCACCTGTAGGCTTTGGACAACGTGGTTTAATTGTGGCTCCGCCAAAGGCAGGGAAAACGTCTTTATTAAAAGAGATCGCGAACGCTATTACAACCAATCATCCACAAGCGGAGTTGATTGTCTTACTGATTGATGAACGTCCTGAGGAAGTGACAGATATTGAACGGTCTGTCAATGCAGATGTTGTTAGCTCGACATTTGATGAAGTACCTGAGAACCACGTGAAAGTGGCTGAAATAGTATTAGAACGTGCACGACGTTTAGTGGAACATAAACGTGATGTAATTATTTTAATGGACTCCATTACACGTTTAGCGCGTGCTTATAACTTGGTAATTCCTCCAAGTGGACGTACACTTTCTGGTGGTATTGATCCTGCAGCATTCCATAGACCAAAACGTTTCTTTGGTTCAGCTCGTAATATTGAAGAAGGTGGTAGTTTAACAATTTTAGCGACCGCTTTAGTAGATACAGGGTCTCGTATGGATGAAGTTATCTATGAAGAATTTAAGGGAACAGGGAACTTAGAGCTTCATCTTGATCGTCAGTTAGCAGAACGCCGTATATTCCCTGCGCTTGATATTCGTCGTTCAGGTACACGTAAAGAAGAGCTTCTTCTTGAGCCAGAACAACTTGAAAAACTATGGGCAATTCGTAAAACATTTTCTGATGCACCTGATTTTGCAGAGCGCTTCCTGAAAAAAATACGTACAACAAAATCAAATGAAGAATTTTTTGAAAAGCTGAACGAAGATATGAAGAAAGCAACAAAAGGTAAGGGGCTTTTATAAAAGGCATCACCATTGACGAGCAAATTGTCAATGGTGATTTTTTTGTATAAGTTTTATTTTATAAATGTATATTGAAATTGATAATCATTATCAATATAATGGTAAGTAAATATGTATTTTGAAGGAGACGAAGATGAATTATGATGCCTATATGCTTCTTTGGCAAAATGCATTTATCCAGTTGAAGCAAATCGATTACATAAATAAATCAGATGTTCATGTGTCAAAGGTTTTAACATATAGCTCGTTTCTTATTGTCACAGCAGGTGGTGCACAGATTGTCATTGATGATCAACCCTATCATGTGCAGCGCTTCAGTATTTTTCATATAGGAAAATCTCAATGTCTACAGATTACAGCACAACAGAGTGTTAGCTATTTTCTCATTAGCTATAAAGGGGATGTCATGTACAAAGATGCTTTTATGCAACATTTGCACATGCACTATCAACCATTTCAAACACATTTCTCTTGTGTACCCGCTAATCCGATCGTTATTCACAGCATCCTTCAAAATATGTACAGTAAATGGCAATCTGGCTCTATTCAGGAGCATTTATCTGTAAAGGCCTCCTTCTATGAGCTTATCTACCATGTCTTTCGAGAATTAGCGGAAGGGCAAGGGAAACCACATGAGATGGATAAGGCAGAAGCTGCACGATTGTTTATTAAGCAACACATTCATCAACCACTATCTATACAGACATTAGCAGATATGCTTCAGATTAGTACACGGCATTTATTACGCATCTTTAAAGCGCGTTATGAAATAGGTCCACAAATTTATTTACAACAATTGAGAATAGAGCAAGCTAAGCAGTATTTACTAACCAATCAATATGGCATAAAAGAAATTGCCATTTCTCTTGGGTTTGAAGATGAATATTATTTTAGTCGTGCTTTTAAAAAAGCAACAAATATGGCTCCAAGTAGCTTTAGGCTGAAATATACAGCTAGTATGTCCGAAATTGCCATTACAAATGAGAATCATTTTCAATACAATAATAATCAGCTCGCGCAAGCAAAAAGATTTGAGAATGGAGAAAATGAAATCATGATGAGCAAGATGATT encodes:
- the glpX gene encoding class II fructose-bisphosphatase — encoded protein: MERSLSMEVVRVTEAAAIASGKWMGRGLKIEADDAATTAMRKMFDTIPMHATVVIGEGEMDEAPMLYIGEELGLRNGGPKVDIAVDPLEGTNIVAKGTNGAMTVLAIADKGNLLNAPDMYMEKIAVGPEAAGKVDINASVTYNLLQVAKAKNKDISDVVATLLDRPRHQAIVDEIREAGARIKFIQDGDVGAAINTAFDETGIDIMFGTGGAPEGVIAAVALKCLGGDFQAKLVPEDEEQLERCTKMGVDVEKVLYLDDLVKGDDAIFAATAVTDCELLKGVQYKGAYALTHSVVMRAKSGTVRFVEGRHALEKKPRY
- the rho gene encoding transcription termination factor Rho — protein: MSALTIAQLENMTLKELYALARQYKISYYSKLTKKELIFAILKTRSEQEGYFFMEGVLEIVSQEGFGFLRPINYSPSKEDIYISASQIRRFDLRNGDKVSGKVRPPKENERYYGLLQVDAVNGEDPEVAKERVHFPALTPLYPNRQIKLETNQRNLSTRIMDLVAPVGFGQRGLIVAPPKAGKTSLLKEIANAITTNHPQAELIVLLIDERPEEVTDIERSVNADVVSSTFDEVPENHVKVAEIVLERARRLVEHKRDVIILMDSITRLARAYNLVIPPSGRTLSGGIDPAAFHRPKRFFGSARNIEEGGSLTILATALVDTGSRMDEVIYEEFKGTGNLELHLDRQLAERRIFPALDIRRSGTRKEELLLEPEQLEKLWAIRKTFSDAPDFAERFLKKIRTTKSNEEFFEKLNEDMKKATKGKGLL